Below is a window of Candidatus Trichorickettsia mobilis DNA.
AGAATCTAGATTAAATCAAGAAAATGGTTTATAATATAGCTGAATATAGCAAAGATTTCGGAAATGACATGGATAGCGTAGTCACCTGTCATTACCTAATTACACACGTCAAGTTAAGAAAAAGCCTCGCAATATGGTTCGCATCGTCTTTTTCTTAACTTGACATGTGTGTGTATCACTTAACTGATCAACGCCATAACACCTATAACACTATAAATATTAAATATAATACTTCAGTCAATGTTTAGCCACACTATACTCTTGTTAAGAAAACACTATACTAAAAGCAATAAATTATTATTGCTTTTAGTAGTAACGGCTATTGTTTTATCAATTTTTACATATAGCACGATTACTAAAGAAACAAATGTATTAGGGCCTGACCCGAGCAAAGTTATAGGATTAATTCTGGTTGATCTAATAATTTTTTTAGCTCTTGGTATTGTCTTAGCATATAAAACCTTTAAACATTCTGCCAATAAATCTACCAGTAATACTTCTAAATTACAAAACCGAATCATTGTCGCTTTCAGTCTAGTGGCTGCTGTTCCTACAATAATTGTTTCGGTATTTTCAGCGTATTTTTTTAATTTTGGCTTACAAATATGGTTTGATAAAAAAATATCTACAGTACTGGATCAATCAATTAGCGTTGCTGAATCATACCTTGTAGAACATACTATACGCTTAAAAGAAAGTGCAGCAGCATCTGCAGATGACCTTAGTGAAATGTATTATGATTTGATTCACAATCCGACTTATTTTGCCAAAGCATTAAATGCTGAAGCTGAAATGCGTTCTTTAGACGAAGCAATAGTGTTTCAAAAAACTACTAATACCATTCTGGCTCAAACTTCATTAAGTTTCTCCTTAAGTTTTACTACCATACCAATGCATCTAATTGAAAAAGCTGACCGCGGTGAAATAGTTGAAATTACTTCTGACCCCACTAAAATTAGAATGCTGATAAAACTACGAGAATATAATGATACTTATTTGTTAGTGGGCAGAATTATCGACAGCAAAATTATCGATCATATTGATAAAACCAATGGTGCGGCTAGCAGTTACTACCAGCTTAAAACTCATATCTCCAGTATGCAGATCAAATTCTCGATGATCTTTATTTTTATAGCATTATTACTATTATTAGCAGCTATAAGTTGGGGAGCAATTTTTGCCGGTCAAATAGTTAGCCCTATCCATAAATTAGTAATTGCAACAGAAAAAGTAAAAGATGGAGACTTAACTATTCAAGTACCGGAAGAAAACTTAAATAATGACGAGATTAAGGTTTTATCTTCCGCATTCAATAGAATGATTCAACAAATTAATCGTCAGCAACGAGATCTGTTAATTGCTCAACGAGCTCTTGCATGGTCAGATGTAGCGCGTAGAGTAGCTCATGAAATAAAAAACCCTCTCACTCCAATACAACTTTCAGCAGAAAGGCTATTTAAAAAATTTCGTCATGAAATTTCAGATCAAACTGCATTCGACCGATACATAAACACTATTACCCGTCATATCAATGACATTAAAAAAATTGTTTCTGAGTTTGTAAATTTTGCTCGATTGCCATTACCTACTTTTACTAAATGTGAATTAGTATCGTTAATAAAAGATATGGTTGATTCAAGGAAATCAATTAACGATAAAATTACTTACAACTTATCCAGCAGTGAAAAAACTATAGATTTTGTTGGTGATATAACACAACTTCATCAAATTATGCTTAACTTGCTAAAAAACGCTGAAGAAGCCACAGAAAAAACAACTCAACCAATAATTAGCGTTTCTATAACCAAAACTGCTGATTTAGTATGTGTTATTGTTGCAGATAATGGCTCTGGATTTGCCATGGAATTGCTGAACAACGCCACTGAAGCTTACGTTACCAACAGATCAAAAGGCACAGGTCTAGGACTTGCTATAGTTAAAAA
It encodes the following:
- a CDS encoding PAS domain-containing sensor histidine kinase, whose translation is MFSHTILLLRKHYTKSNKLLLLLVVTAIVLSIFTYSTITKETNVLGPDPSKVIGLILVDLIIFLALGIVLAYKTFKHSANKSTSNTSKLQNRIIVAFSLVAAVPTIIVSVFSAYFFNFGLQIWFDKKISTVLDQSISVAESYLVEHTIRLKESAAASADDLSEMYYDLIHNPTYFAKALNAEAEMRSLDEAIVFQKTTNTILAQTSLSFSLSFTTIPMHLIEKADRGEIVEITSDPTKIRMLIKLREYNDTYLLVGRIIDSKIIDHIDKTNGAASSYYQLKTHISSMQIKFSMIFIFIALLLLLAAISWGAIFAGQIVSPIHKLVIATEKVKDGDLTIQVPEENLNNDEIKVLSSAFNRMIQQINRQQRDLLIAQRALAWSDVARRVAHEIKNPLTPIQLSAERLFKKFRHEISDQTAFDRYINTITRHINDIKKIVSEFVNFARLPLPTFTKCELVSLIKDMVDSRKSINDKITYNLSSSEKTIDFVGDITQLHQIMLNLLKNAEEATEKTTQPIISVSITKTADLVCVIVADNGSGFAMELLNNATEAYVTNRSKGTGLGLAIVKKITQDHFGSLEISNAPQGGAIIKLTFNLTELKSKLQHRLQNVNF